TATTCTTCTTTCTTACAAATTGTCCCACATATAAACTAGCAAATTACTAAATGACACAATAATTTCATCTGGAGAACAAAATCTAGGGCAATAATCAGGTACTACTCAGCAAAAAGCGCAAGCCAAGGTGGCACAAATCTATTGGGCGAAACATTAGAAGATAGAGCCTTGGTGGACCAATGGATGGAAGTAGAAGTCAACAACTACAATCCATTGATTTACACAATGGTCCTCCAGCTTGTGGTTTTACCCCAACAGGGTCAAGTGGGCGACATGGAATTAGTCCGAGATTGCAAGGGTAAATTGGAGAAAGTGCTCGACGTGTACGAGGAGAGGCTGTCCAAGAGCAAATATTTGGGTGGGGAGAGGTTCACCATAGCAGATCTGACCCACCTTCCAAACACGAGGTTCCTTATGGAGGAAGGAGGTATGGAGGATTTGATCAAACGGAGGAAAAATCTCCACAATTGGTGGCTAGATATTTCCAGCCGTCCATCATGGCTAAAGGTCATGGACCTCCCAAAATAACTGGGTCCTCCATTCCTATTCCGCGTCGTCGGCTCGTTGTTTGGTTAATTTCATAGGtgtagtagtatttcttttcaAAGTAATCTACTTATGTTTTCAAGTGAAAAATAATgtgcaataataaaataaatagagtaTTCATATTCATGTTActgaattaatattttatattttcgaAACCTAAATCGTGACAATTTGCACATTCTATCACCATAGCATATTCATTAAAATGTTATGAGATTGTTGAATGCAAATTTTATCTCATTATCTTAAATTTCTATATTAAATAGTATTGTTTACCGTTAAATCAAAGTGACAATATAAGTTAGTAATTCTTACTGATACTcattatttgtatttattaGTTGAATTAGGCAATATTTTAATCTCAAGTACATTAAAAagctatttaattaaatcaataattGATCTATCTAATTTGCAATATTAAATCTCAATTAAGGCTAATGCCATAGTATTTCTCTTACAAATCAAATAGTTGGATAATAATAATTCACTAATTCTATTTACTTTGCATCATTAGATCTCAAGTCTCAATCAcgttaaaaaattaatagatcAAATACTAATGTCATGGAATCCCtaggtgttcggttggcaagattaaatctcatgattaaatatgtatcatgtttagttcataagattgaacccttcaacttaatcctaaatggatagtctcatgataattagtcatagcctccccctccaactaaaataatcccacaacttacttctagatggatagtctcatgatattagtcatggcaaccgaataGACAAAATAGTACGATGAGAATAATTCAACGTTTaatctagtatttattttttgtgcTTTTAGAGCCcaagtaaattaaaatattatttaatcaaataataACGTCATTACGATTTCTCTAATAAGTCAAAAGGTTGGATGAGAATAAATTATTAGTTGAGTAATGCAATTCTATTATATCTGAAGCACTAAAATGTTATTTAATCAAACCAGTAATCCTTCTATTTTAGCAACATTATATCTCAATCAAGACTATTACTAATGTCAAAATATTTCCCTTACAAACCAAATAGTTGGATTATACACCCcatgtcccattaaatatgaaacctTTGCTTTTTCACATAtgttttgaaaaataataataaataattaaagtagagaaaaaataaagtaaaaaagagaatagTGTAAAGGGGATTctcctctacattattctctctcttactttactttatttGGCGAGAGTAATTCACAGTTTgatctatttattttttgtgaTATTAGAACTCAGAGTAAGtgtgaaaaattaattaatcaaataataATGTGGTTAGGATTTCTTAATAAGTCAAAAGGTAGGATGAGAATAAACTATAAGCCACTAATTGACTTATGCAATATTAGATCTCAagcatatttaaaaaattatttaatcgtAATAGATCTATCTATTTAACAAATTTATATCTCGATCAAGACTAATGTCATTATTATTCCTCTTACAAACCAAATAATTAGACGAGAATATTTCACTAATTGATCTTAATCACTTTGCAACATTAGATCTCAAGCAcaacaaaaaattatttattcaaatactccctccgtcccacatttaGAGTCAGTTTTAGTTATGGCTCGGGTTTTAAGGAAGAGTTGGttggtgtaataaatgaagtgagatggTAGAATGCGTAATAAATGAGGTGAGATGATGGAATGTGGGTCCCTTTTGACTTTTTAGATTTAAAAGATGTTTATTGCTGACTTGTAAGAcaaattcaataaattaaataaacttaaggTAAATAAATGTTCATTATGATTAATCATTTactaataacaaaaaataatgaaGGTTGAAACACAAAAAAGGGCATCCGGCCCATACTTGATTCAAACAAGGATTAATAGTGCTTTCTTTATTTCAAACTCCAAAATTTGGAGGGAATGCTGTACAATAAATGGAGGAAAACTTGTCTATGCTTAAGCTAAACCTATAAATACATTCACTCCATTCCTATCAAACTCATCTATTCCACCTACCAAAAAAGAAAGCAAACCTATTTATAGCTAAGTTG
This genomic interval from Salvia splendens isolate huo1 chromosome 13, SspV2, whole genome shotgun sequence contains the following:
- the LOC121761524 gene encoding glutathione S-transferase F11-like isoform X2 gives rise to the protein MVVKVYGATYAACPQRVMACLFELGFQFDLIKVDLQSGEQKQPQNLLRQPFGQVPSIEDGDFKLFESRAIIRYYSAKSASQGGTNLLGETLEDRALVDQWMEVEVNNYNPLIYTMVLQLVVLPQQGQVGDMELVRDCKGKLEKVLDVYEERLSKSKYLGGERFTIADLTHLPNTRFLMEEGGMEDLIKRRKNLHNWWLDISSRPSWLKVMDLPK
- the LOC121761524 gene encoding glutathione S-transferase F11-like isoform X1; the protein is MVVKVYGATYAACPQRVMACLFELGFQFDLIKVDLQSGEQKQPQNLLRQLIAFFAALWTSPFHRGWRFQAFWAIIRYYSAKSASQGGTNLLGETLEDRALVDQWMEVEVNNYNPLIYTMVLQLVVLPQQGQVGDMELVRDCKGKLEKVLDVYEERLSKSKYLGGERFTIADLTHLPNTRFLMEEGGMEDLIKRRKNLHNWWLDISSRPSWLKVMDLPK